One window of Bactrocera tryoni isolate S06 chromosome 2, CSIRO_BtryS06_freeze2, whole genome shotgun sequence genomic DNA carries:
- the LOC120768793 gene encoding titin-like gives MDPQPSIHQHRQRRLRPLLLLFFLCYFASSQAKRTTRRLPRDEIHEYAIHHYNYAERDVEEASGSVADLHADEPRRVEVQVPSPKGSNNGGTTRDKRGTKRIRHIVHLVKTAQQKRKKPLTTPRNDNQQYRQQNAVDGDTKPYHTYEEMHEHVMEAAEEQESAQKHTYGASSAHAHTFGSKAKAHAQNEPLPEATSESYATHAFLKPPEEPQVEPHMSSTEHHEHEILEEEEHHHVEKVKVKHHHHHHHHNHVKEIIKKVPEPYPVEKIVHVPVEKIVEKLVHVPKPYPVEKIIEKKVPYPVEKIVEKVVEKKIPYPVEKIVEKIVHVPIEKIVHVPKPYPVEKIVEKKVPYPVEKIVEKIVEKKVPYPVEKVVEKVVHVPKPYPVEKVVEKIVEKKIHVPVEKIVEKVIHIPKPFPVEKIVEKMVHIPKPFPVIKHIPYPVEVKVPVHIEKPVPYPVEKKVHVPYRVEVEKKVPVPYKVEVEKKVPVFIHAPHVSHEPYKFEHNEHEHKEDAHEHHEEKHDYEEHKHFEHHDLSGYPTNQNANYARLQQQQPRHITNGAKVVLAKAHTPAAAAAIRAELLHQQVQNFGYKIATSTTPTDLNQSSSENKPQIVRFEPKPENKFGVKQSTPATPSDLEPSASENKPVVKHFEPTALPFRIHVDDGATAGDGGSSLGGPATANDMQAQASTHSFRMLARLQPIAMPLQVYQLHSMPFQQPLGFSLPAIRAVVPSSTP, from the exons ATGGACCCGCAGCCATCGATT CATCAACACCGACAGCGCCGACTACGACCGTTGCTTTTGCTCTTTTTCCTTTGCTACTTCGCCAGCAGCCAAGCTAAAAGGACTACACGTCGCCTGCCGCGCGATGAGATACACGAGTATGCGATACATCACTACAACTATGCCGAACGTGACGTGGAGGAGGCGAGCGGCAGCGTAGCAGATTTGCATGCGGATGAACCGAGACGCGTGGAAGTTCAGGTGCCATCACCGAAGGGCAGCAATAATGGTGGCACAACACGGGACAAGCGTGGCACTAAGAGAATTCGACATATCGTGCATTTGGTTAAAACGGCACAGCAGAAGCGGAAGAAGCCATTGACAACACCACGAAACGATAACCAGCAGTATCGTCAGCAAAATGCAGTTGATGGTGATACAAAACCATATCACACCTACGAAGAG ATGCATGAGCATGTGATGGAGGCAGCAGAAGAGCAGGAGTCCGCCCAAAAGCATACCTATGGGGCTTCGTCGGCGCATGCGCATACGTTCGGTTCAAAAGCCAAAGCACACGCGCAAAATGAACCTCTACCGGAGGCTACTTCGGAAAGTTATGCTACGCATGCTTTTCTCAAACCACCAGAGGAACCGCAAGTTGAACCACATATGAGTAGCACGGAGCATCATGAACATGAAATTCTCGAGGAAGAGGAGCATCATCATGTTGAGAAAGTTAAGGTAAAgcatcatcatcaccatcatcatcataACCATGTTAAGGAAATCATTAAAAAAGTGCCCGAACCATATCCTGTCGAGAAGATCGTACATGTGCCTGTAGAGAAGATAGTCGAAAAATTGGTGCATGTACCCAAACCTTATCCGGTAGAGAAAATTATTGAGAAGAAGGTACCATATCCGGTAGAAAAGATTGTCGAAAAGGTGGTTGAGAAGAAGATACCATATCCGGTggaaaaaattgtcgaaaagaTCGTGCATGTGCCGATTGAAAAGATTGTGCATGTGCCAAAACCGTATCCTGTAGAGAAAATTGTCGAGAAAAAGGTACCGTATCCAGtagaaaaaatagttgaaaagaTTGTTGAGAAAAAGGTACCATATCCGGTTGAGAAAGTTGTCGAGAAAGTTGTACATGTGCCGAAACCATATCCAGTCGAAAAAGTGGTTGAGAAAATCGTCGAGAAGAAGATTCATGTACCTGTGGAAAAAATTGTCGAGAAAGTTATACATATACCCAAACCGTTTCCGGtagagaaaattgttgaaaagatggtGCATATACCAAAACCATTCCCAGTGATAAAGCACATACCATACCCAGTCGAAGTTAAAGTACCCGTGCACATCGAAAAGCCGGTGCCATATCCAGTGGAGAAGAAAGTACACGTACCTTATAGAGTCGAGGTGGAAAAGAAGGTGCCGGTACCCTATAAAGTGGAAGTGGAAAAGAAAGTGCCCGTTTTTATACACGCACCACATGTGTCTCATGAACCCTACAAGTTCGAACACAACGAACACGAGCACAAAGAGGATGCACACGAGCATCATGAAGAGAAACACGATTACGAAGAGCACAAACATTTTGAACATCATGACCTTTCCGGATATCCCACCAATCAGAATGCCAATTACGCTAggttacaacaacagcaacctaGGCATATAACAAATGGCGCTAAAGTAGTGTTAGCTAAAGCGCATACACCCGCAGCGGCTGCAGCGATACGCGCCGAACTGCTGCACCAGCAAGTACAAAATTTTGGATATAAAATCGCTACCAGCACTACGCCAACGGATCTAAATCAATCTTCTAGCGAAAATAAACCACAAATTGTGCGTTTTGAGCCAAAACCGGAAAATAAATTCGGTGTTAAACAATCTACACCGGCAACACCGTCAGATCTCGAGCCATCCGCCTCGGAAAACAAACCGGTCGTAAAACATTTTGAGCCAACGGCACTACCCTTTCGAATACACGTAGATGATGGAGCGACTGCGGGAGATGGCGGTTCATCGTTAGGTGGACCAGCAACCGCCAATGATATGCAAGCTCAGGCCAGCACTCATAGTTTCCGTATGCTGGCGCGTCTCCAACCTATTGCGATGCCACTGCAGGTATATCAATTGCATTCTATGCCGTTCCAACAACCACTCGGTTTCTCATTGCCTGCCATACGAGCGGTAGTGCCGAGCAGCACGCCCTGA
- the LOC120767204 gene encoding uncharacterized protein LOC120767204 isoform X1 translates to MAEQVEQSLNNQQNDARKIRKSPEFQPMPNLTPGAILRERSFVRTSNQQNINKRRSLAFNVQTAANQHGQMRGKPAIDIYRPPNVRNDGGSSPATLNRLNINAQEFQMGSTNAARTTPPRGDGNRAGDSRSSAVIYPTATSPQGLVPQSKSSVALHQQMQYMAATNAMANRRQAGLSLGSMPMTTNPIGNKMHHVGAHRPILVTHSHPLAVNRFSGGVSQQIPLINSPSSGNILHQTANTNRVKFANEPHKHHSHKNGQNHLSHDYQQQQQQLNAMSQYAAANGISDSYINVSPLQRSKSLSSADALTRGIAGLGLALGNEVTDIGQFSPDIQALIDTALDDPNKLNSRALMELTSHFIKRAVEGRRYALPISRLCLNIIAKEQKETFLEALLNTCRQWYQEREKLLYSIQGMKSPSRLRFTAFMAFLTEMFCQLKRRQLQLRTQREGAPPPLVLLTLLSKCCEDCVKPPVRSLSEIECLFYVLTCIGQDMELQLPQQLELLLSLVRDAFLNASDAAPAIRRTLLQLIELQASHWQLPGNTVLYYYPSAK, encoded by the exons AATATCAACAAAAGGCGCAGTCTCGCTTTCAATGTACAAACTGCTGCAAATCAACACGGGCAAATGCGTGGAAAACCTGCTATAGACATCTATAGACCACCGA ATGTTCGCAATGATGGCGGCTCTTCACCGGCAACCTTAAATAGGTTAAACATTAATGCGCAGGAGTTCCAAATGGGTAGTACGAATGCCGCGCGCACCACACCTCCACGTGGAGATGGAAATAGGGCTGGAGATAGTCG TTCATCGGCGGTTATTTATCCAACGGCGACTTCACCTCAAGGCTTAGTACCACAATCGAAATCATCGGTAGCACTGCATCAGCAAATGCAATATATGGCAGCCACAAATGCGATGGCCAATCGTCGACAGGCGGGGCTCTCCCTGGGCAGTATGCCGATGACAACGAACCCGATCGGCAACAAGATGCATCATGTGGGCGCTCATCGACCCATTTTGGTCACACATTCACATCCGTTGGCCGTGAATCGGTTTTCGGGTGGTGTGTCACAACAAATACCACTAATTAACTCACCATCCAGTGGCAATATATTACAC CAAACAGCGAATACGAATCGTGTAAAATTCGCCAATGAACCACACAAACATCACAGCCATAAGAATGGACAAAATCATCTAAGTCACGActatcaacagcagcaacaacaattgaatGCCATGTCACAATATGCCGCCGCCAATGGCATCAGCGATTCATATATAAATGTGAGCCCGCTACAGCGTTCGAAATCGTTGTCTTCAGCAGATGCTTTGACACGCGGCATTGCTGGCCTTGGGTTGGCTTTGGGCAACGAGGTGACCGACATCGGTCAATTCAGCCCTGACATACAGGCATTGATCGATACAGCTTTGGACGATCCAAATAAATTGAATTCGCGCGCTCTTATGGAACTGACGTCACACTTCATTAAACGTGCCGTTGAGGGTCGCCGCTATGCTTTGCCCATCTCACGTCTCTGTCTAAATATTATAGCCAAGGAGCAGAAAGAGACTTTCTTGGAAGCCCTCTTGAATACGTGCCGACAGTGGTATCAGGAGCGTGAAAAG TTACTATACTCCATACAAGGCATGAAATCGCCGTCCCGTCTACGCTTTACCGCTTTCATGGCTTTCCTTACCGAAATGTTCTGTCAACTTAAGCGTCGTCAATTACAACTTCGTACTCAACGTGAAGGTGCACCGCCACCATTGGTCTTACTGACGTTACTATCCAAATGCTGCGAAGACTGTGTCAAGCCACCTGTGCGTTCGCTGTCCGAG atcGAATGCCTTTTCTATGTTCTAACCTGTATCGGGCAAGATATGGAATTGCAGTTGCCGCAACAATTGGAATTGCTATTGTCGCTGGTGCGTGATGCTTTCTTGAATGCAAGTGACGCCGCACCGGCCATTCGTCGCACCTTATTGCAATTAATTGAGCTACAAGCGTCACACTGGCAATTGCCCGGAAACACTGTCTTATACTACTATCCATCGGCAAAGTAG
- the LOC120767204 gene encoding uncharacterized protein LOC120767204 isoform X2, translated as MAEQVEQSLNNQQNDARKIRKSPEFQPMPNLTPGAILRERSFVRTSNQQNINKRRSLAFNVQTAANQHGQMRGKPAIDIYRPPKLNFNLQHSSSSSAVIYPTATSPQGLVPQSKSSVALHQQMQYMAATNAMANRRQAGLSLGSMPMTTNPIGNKMHHVGAHRPILVTHSHPLAVNRFSGGVSQQIPLINSPSSGNILHQTANTNRVKFANEPHKHHSHKNGQNHLSHDYQQQQQQLNAMSQYAAANGISDSYINVSPLQRSKSLSSADALTRGIAGLGLALGNEVTDIGQFSPDIQALIDTALDDPNKLNSRALMELTSHFIKRAVEGRRYALPISRLCLNIIAKEQKETFLEALLNTCRQWYQEREKLLYSIQGMKSPSRLRFTAFMAFLTEMFCQLKRRQLQLRTQREGAPPPLVLLTLLSKCCEDCVKPPVRSLSEIECLFYVLTCIGQDMELQLPQQLELLLSLVRDAFLNASDAAPAIRRTLLQLIELQASHWQLPGNTVLYYYPSAK; from the exons AATATCAACAAAAGGCGCAGTCTCGCTTTCAATGTACAAACTGCTGCAAATCAACACGGGCAAATGCGTGGAAAACCTGCTATAGACATCTATAGACCACCGA AACTTAACTTCAACCTACAACATTCTTCCAGTTCATCGGCGGTTATTTATCCAACGGCGACTTCACCTCAAGGCTTAGTACCACAATCGAAATCATCGGTAGCACTGCATCAGCAAATGCAATATATGGCAGCCACAAATGCGATGGCCAATCGTCGACAGGCGGGGCTCTCCCTGGGCAGTATGCCGATGACAACGAACCCGATCGGCAACAAGATGCATCATGTGGGCGCTCATCGACCCATTTTGGTCACACATTCACATCCGTTGGCCGTGAATCGGTTTTCGGGTGGTGTGTCACAACAAATACCACTAATTAACTCACCATCCAGTGGCAATATATTACAC CAAACAGCGAATACGAATCGTGTAAAATTCGCCAATGAACCACACAAACATCACAGCCATAAGAATGGACAAAATCATCTAAGTCACGActatcaacagcagcaacaacaattgaatGCCATGTCACAATATGCCGCCGCCAATGGCATCAGCGATTCATATATAAATGTGAGCCCGCTACAGCGTTCGAAATCGTTGTCTTCAGCAGATGCTTTGACACGCGGCATTGCTGGCCTTGGGTTGGCTTTGGGCAACGAGGTGACCGACATCGGTCAATTCAGCCCTGACATACAGGCATTGATCGATACAGCTTTGGACGATCCAAATAAATTGAATTCGCGCGCTCTTATGGAACTGACGTCACACTTCATTAAACGTGCCGTTGAGGGTCGCCGCTATGCTTTGCCCATCTCACGTCTCTGTCTAAATATTATAGCCAAGGAGCAGAAAGAGACTTTCTTGGAAGCCCTCTTGAATACGTGCCGACAGTGGTATCAGGAGCGTGAAAAG TTACTATACTCCATACAAGGCATGAAATCGCCGTCCCGTCTACGCTTTACCGCTTTCATGGCTTTCCTTACCGAAATGTTCTGTCAACTTAAGCGTCGTCAATTACAACTTCGTACTCAACGTGAAGGTGCACCGCCACCATTGGTCTTACTGACGTTACTATCCAAATGCTGCGAAGACTGTGTCAAGCCACCTGTGCGTTCGCTGTCCGAG atcGAATGCCTTTTCTATGTTCTAACCTGTATCGGGCAAGATATGGAATTGCAGTTGCCGCAACAATTGGAATTGCTATTGTCGCTGGTGCGTGATGCTTTCTTGAATGCAAGTGACGCCGCACCGGCCATTCGTCGCACCTTATTGCAATTAATTGAGCTACAAGCGTCACACTGGCAATTGCCCGGAAACACTGTCTTATACTACTATCCATCGGCAAAGTAG